The following are encoded together in the Pseudoxanthomonas sp. YR558 genome:
- a CDS encoding OmpW family outer membrane protein, which translates to MKKTLIPIAIALAFGAAAPAFAQSKGDWTLGVGVHQVNPKSDNGTLAGGTLPLDIDSDVKPTITFEYFLRDNLGLEVLAALPFKHDIAVDGVGTVGSTKHLPPTVSLQYHFNSKGKVSPFLGAGLNYTTFFSEDTKGALEGTDLKLDDSWGLAAHAGIDIKVSERGAVRVDARWIDIDTEVKVDGAKLGTANIDPLVYGVAYVVKF; encoded by the coding sequence ATGAAGAAGACCCTGATTCCGATCGCCATCGCCCTCGCCTTCGGCGCCGCCGCTCCCGCCTTCGCCCAGTCCAAGGGCGACTGGACCCTGGGCGTCGGCGTGCACCAGGTGAACCCGAAGTCCGACAACGGCACGCTGGCCGGCGGCACGCTGCCGCTCGACATCGACAGCGACGTCAAGCCGACCATCACCTTCGAATACTTCCTGCGCGACAACCTGGGCCTGGAAGTGCTGGCCGCGCTGCCGTTCAAGCACGACATCGCCGTCGACGGCGTCGGTACCGTGGGCAGCACCAAGCACCTGCCGCCGACCGTGTCGCTGCAGTACCACTTCAACAGCAAGGGCAAGGTGTCGCCGTTCCTCGGTGCCGGCCTGAACTACACCACGTTCTTCAGCGAAGACACCAAGGGCGCGCTGGAAGGCACCGATCTGAAGCTGGACGACTCCTGGGGCCTGGCCGCGCACGCGGGCATCGACATCAAGGTCAGCGAGCGCGGCGCCGTGCGCGTGGATGCGCGCTGGATCGACATCGATACCGAGGTCAAGGTGGATGGCGCCAAGCTGGGTACCGCGAACATCGACCCGCTCGTGTACGGCGTGGCTTATGTCGTGAAGTTCTGA
- the gap gene encoding type I glyceraldehyde-3-phosphate dehydrogenase translates to MSIKVGINGFGRIGRNVLRSAVQNFGNDIEIVAINDLLEPDYLAYMLQYDSVHGRFDGDVKVEDGALFVNGKKIRLTQERDPANLKWDEVGADVVIESTGLFLDKATAQKHLDAGAKKVILSAPSKDDTPMFVYGVNDKTYNGEAIISNASCTTNCLAPIAKVLHDKWGIKRGLMTTVHAATATQKTVDGPSNKDWRGGRGILENIIPSSTGAAKAVGVVIPSLNKKLTGMSFRVPTSDVSVVDLTAELENPATYEEIKAEMKAQSQGALKGILGYTEDKVVATDFRGDTRTSIFDAEAGIALDPTFVKIVSWYDNEWGYSNKCLEMVRVVAGK, encoded by the coding sequence ATGTCGATCAAGGTGGGTATCAACGGCTTCGGCCGCATCGGACGCAACGTGCTGCGTTCCGCCGTGCAGAATTTCGGCAACGACATCGAGATCGTCGCCATCAACGATCTGCTGGAACCGGACTACCTGGCGTACATGCTGCAGTACGACTCCGTGCACGGTCGTTTCGACGGCGACGTGAAGGTCGAGGACGGCGCGCTGTTCGTCAACGGCAAGAAGATCCGCCTGACCCAGGAGCGCGACCCGGCCAACCTGAAGTGGGACGAAGTCGGCGCCGACGTCGTCATCGAGTCCACCGGCCTGTTCCTCGACAAGGCCACCGCGCAGAAGCACCTCGATGCCGGCGCGAAGAAGGTCATCCTGTCGGCCCCGTCGAAGGACGACACGCCGATGTTCGTCTATGGCGTCAACGACAAGACCTACAACGGCGAAGCGATCATTTCCAACGCGTCGTGCACGACCAACTGCCTGGCGCCGATCGCCAAGGTGCTGCACGACAAGTGGGGCATCAAGCGCGGCCTGATGACCACCGTGCACGCGGCGACCGCGACGCAGAAGACCGTCGACGGCCCGAGCAACAAGGACTGGCGCGGCGGTCGCGGCATCCTCGAGAACATCATTCCGTCCAGCACCGGCGCGGCGAAAGCCGTCGGCGTGGTGATCCCGTCGCTCAACAAGAAGCTCACGGGCATGTCGTTCCGCGTGCCGACCAGCGACGTGTCGGTGGTCGACCTGACCGCCGAACTCGAGAACCCGGCCACGTACGAAGAGATCAAGGCCGAGATGAAGGCGCAGAGCCAGGGCGCACTGAAGGGCATCCTGGGCTACACCGAGGACAAGGTGGTCGCCACCGACTTCCGCGGCGACACCCGCACCTCGATCTTCGACGCCGAGGCCGGCATCGCGCTGGACCCGACCTTCGTCAAGATCGTCAGCTGGTACGACAACGAATGGGGCTACTCCAACAAGTGCTTGGAAATGGTCCGCGTGGTCGCTGGCAAGTAA
- a CDS encoding DUF2339 domain-containing protein, whose translation MVGLLVLVGLAVLAMPVLLIVALVSVSGLKRRVTTLEAQVAQLRTARVVEPAPASTVAAPAAPVVDEGPTLADLMRDAAPAPPPRPAPAAAPPAPSQAAGPPPIPPAPAAPRPAPATPPLPPRPPRPVAPSRPDFATTAVRAVQRWFTVGNVPVKIGMLVLFAGVAALLKYGADQGWFTLPPELRLAGVAAAALGALVFAWRKRESNRVFALSLQGGAIGVLLLVVFAAFKIFGLMPVGAAFALSIALVAGAGMLAVLQDAKALAVFALLAGFLAPIWLSTGSGNHVALFSYYAVLNAAIVGIAWYKSWRLLNLLGFAFTFGIGTAWGLFDYAPEKYGTTQPFLALFFVFYLLIPLLFARRQPASRRDFIDGCLVFGMPLVAFSLQAGLMQGGAFEDSRLPLAFCALGLGVLYAGLSWLLRRRENYDVLAQSYALLAVGFATLAVPLALSAQATACVFALEGAALVWLGLRQSRLLPQLTGAGLQMAAAFAFFIARADAWTPSGGLEAIGSPMFANVPFMSALLIALAGLASAWSYRGRTGAIAGLYYAWGLAWWLGNGVIEINRYLGHRDEPDAMLAFAALTGWLAAEVHRRRPSSGLAWTTLAALAAAVPLALWQADVHQQPFAGHGAWAWLAYAVLGIRSLLCLRDSEHRLAGAAQFVWWLVWPMVASLLMAWLPDWLEGMGQGWTAGLIALPWLVVVALALFRWGWLSAPLGDRFDGWRTPLLGVLFAALGLWWVGSLFIAGNAMPLPWIPVVNPMELAQLAVLVLLLRWWMPEDRRIAPPQIVLLSTAAFVWITSVVLHAVHHWGGVPWSDGLLSSSLAQTSLTIVWSVLGVLSWVIGSRRGQRMLWLAGALLMGVVLLKLLTVDRQHLGNLLGIGSFIAYGVLCTVVGYLAPAPPRRADSEEAAA comes from the coding sequence GTGGTCGGGTTGTTGGTCCTGGTGGGGCTGGCCGTGTTGGCCATGCCTGTCCTGCTCATCGTCGCGCTGGTGTCGGTCAGCGGCCTGAAGCGCCGCGTCACGACGCTTGAAGCGCAGGTCGCGCAGCTGCGCACCGCGCGTGTCGTGGAACCTGCGCCTGCCAGCACGGTGGCTGCGCCTGCGGCGCCCGTCGTGGACGAAGGACCCACACTGGCGGATCTGATGCGCGACGCCGCGCCCGCACCACCACCGCGTCCAGCGCCCGCCGCTGCGCCCCCGGCACCCAGCCAGGCAGCCGGGCCGCCGCCGATTCCGCCAGCTCCGGCAGCGCCGAGGCCGGCCCCCGCCACGCCGCCGCTGCCGCCACGGCCCCCGCGTCCCGTCGCGCCCTCGCGTCCGGATTTCGCCACCACCGCGGTCCGCGCGGTGCAGCGCTGGTTCACCGTCGGCAACGTGCCGGTGAAGATCGGCATGCTGGTGCTGTTCGCCGGCGTCGCCGCGCTGCTGAAGTACGGCGCGGACCAGGGCTGGTTCACGCTTCCGCCGGAACTTCGCCTCGCCGGCGTTGCCGCCGCTGCTTTGGGTGCGCTGGTGTTCGCATGGCGCAAGCGCGAGAGCAACCGCGTGTTCGCGCTGAGCCTGCAGGGTGGCGCGATCGGCGTGCTGCTGCTGGTGGTGTTCGCCGCCTTCAAGATCTTCGGCCTGATGCCGGTCGGCGCGGCGTTCGCGCTCAGCATCGCGCTGGTCGCAGGCGCCGGCATGCTGGCCGTACTGCAGGATGCGAAGGCGCTGGCGGTTTTCGCTTTGCTGGCGGGCTTCCTCGCGCCGATCTGGCTGTCGACGGGCAGCGGCAATCACGTCGCCCTGTTCTCGTACTACGCCGTGCTCAACGCGGCGATCGTCGGCATCGCCTGGTACAAGTCCTGGCGCCTGCTGAACCTGCTCGGGTTCGCCTTCACCTTCGGCATCGGTACCGCGTGGGGCCTGTTCGATTACGCGCCGGAGAAGTACGGCACCACGCAGCCGTTCCTGGCGTTGTTCTTTGTGTTCTACCTGCTGATCCCGCTGCTGTTCGCGCGCCGCCAGCCGGCCAGCCGGCGCGACTTCATCGACGGCTGCCTGGTGTTCGGCATGCCGCTGGTCGCGTTCTCGCTGCAGGCCGGGTTGATGCAGGGTGGCGCGTTCGAGGACAGCCGACTGCCGCTGGCGTTCTGCGCGCTGGGTCTGGGCGTGCTGTATGCCGGGTTGTCGTGGCTGCTGCGCCGTCGCGAAAACTATGACGTCCTTGCGCAGTCGTATGCCCTGCTGGCGGTCGGCTTCGCCACGCTGGCGGTGCCGCTGGCGCTGTCGGCGCAGGCCACGGCGTGCGTATTCGCCTTGGAAGGCGCGGCGCTGGTCTGGCTGGGTCTGCGTCAGTCGCGCCTGTTGCCGCAACTGACCGGCGCAGGCCTACAGATGGCGGCGGCGTTCGCCTTCTTCATCGCGCGTGCGGATGCCTGGACGCCGAGCGGCGGGCTCGAAGCCATCGGCAGCCCGATGTTCGCCAACGTGCCCTTCATGAGCGCGCTGCTGATCGCGCTGGCCGGCCTGGCCAGTGCGTGGAGTTATCGCGGACGCACGGGCGCCATCGCAGGGCTCTACTACGCATGGGGTCTGGCGTGGTGGCTGGGCAATGGCGTGATCGAGATCAATCGCTACCTGGGCCATCGGGACGAACCCGATGCGATGCTCGCGTTCGCCGCGTTGACGGGGTGGCTGGCCGCCGAGGTGCATCGCCGTCGTCCTTCGAGCGGGCTGGCGTGGACAACGCTGGCAGCATTGGCTGCCGCGGTGCCGCTGGCCTTGTGGCAGGCGGACGTGCACCAGCAGCCGTTCGCGGGTCACGGCGCATGGGCGTGGCTGGCCTATGCGGTACTCGGCATTCGCAGCCTGCTCTGCCTGCGCGACAGCGAGCATCGCCTCGCGGGTGCGGCGCAGTTCGTCTGGTGGCTGGTGTGGCCGATGGTCGCCAGCCTGCTGATGGCGTGGTTGCCCGATTGGCTGGAAGGCATGGGTCAGGGTTGGACGGCCGGCCTGATCGCGCTGCCGTGGTTGGTCGTGGTCGCGCTGGCACTGTTCCGCTGGGGCTGGTTGTCGGCGCCGCTGGGCGATCGCTTCGATGGCTGGCGCACGCCGCTGCTGGGCGTGTTGTTCGCGGCGCTTGGCCTGTGGTGGGTGGGGTCGCTGTTCATCGCCGGCAACGCGATGCCGCTGCCCTGGATTCCCGTGGTGAACCCGATGGAGCTCGCGCAGCTCGCCGTGCTCGTGTTGCTGCTGCGCTGGTGGATGCCCGAGGACCGCCGCATCGCGCCCCCGCAGATCGTGCTGCTGTCGACGGCCGCCTTCGTCTGGATCACGTCCGTCGTGCTGCATGCCGTCCATCATTGGGGTGGTGTGCCGTGGAGCGACGGACTGCTGTCGAGCAGCCTCGCGCAGACCAGCCTCACCATCGTGTGGAGCGTGCTGGGCGTGTTGAGTTGGGTGATCGGTTCGCGGCGCGGACAGCGCATGCTGTGGCTGGCCGGCGCGCTGCTGATGGGCGTGGTACTGCTGAAGTTGCTGACGGTGGACCGCCAGCACCTCGGCAACCTGCTGGGCATCGGTTCGTTCATCGCCTACGGCGTGCTGTGCACGGTGGTGGGCTACCTGGCGCCGGCGCCGCCGCGTCGCGCGGATTCGGAGGAGGCGGCCGCATGA
- a CDS encoding DUF3999 family protein, which produces MRMFLLTALVLMAASPVASAQSKPEGAYAKRWPLALSAERAGAYRVELDRSVYATTAWPDLRDVNVLDAQGKPVSAALFGPEQPTALPARRIVVPWFPLPTPAPGAGEPSSVSAQFGEHGRIVRIEASGGTPAADTGRAFLVDLSGIRDNPEALEITWDPGEPREARFRVEGSHDLQTWDVMEARVTLMELQRGTQRLLHDEAPIRAGFRYVRFVPLDAAAALPIREIRVRLDAVHLQQTVAWSELQGRRVSEQGVDGFVYRSDGRYPIALVDLAMDDFAVGEWTLESRDADDTPWRLRAGPWVAYRVDGDRPSASPDQPLSSGPVRDREWRLRSRGPLPDQAPTLRLGYRPEVMVFLAQGTPPYALVAGSAAARRASVPMPELVDALRRDRGEDWQPAPAYLSPAKALAGDAALVPPPTPRDWKAWLLWGLLLLGAVLVAAFAFSLLRSRPAA; this is translated from the coding sequence ATGAGGATGTTCCTGCTGACCGCACTGGTCCTGATGGCGGCATCGCCCGTCGCGTCCGCACAGTCGAAACCGGAAGGCGCCTACGCCAAGCGCTGGCCATTAGCGCTGTCCGCCGAGCGCGCCGGGGCCTACCGCGTGGAGCTCGATCGCAGCGTGTATGCGACCACCGCGTGGCCTGACCTGCGCGACGTCAACGTGCTCGACGCGCAGGGCAAGCCCGTGTCCGCCGCGTTGTTCGGCCCCGAGCAGCCGACGGCCCTGCCGGCACGGCGCATCGTGGTGCCGTGGTTCCCGCTGCCCACGCCTGCACCGGGCGCGGGAGAGCCCTCGAGCGTTTCCGCACAGTTCGGTGAGCACGGACGCATCGTCCGCATCGAGGCCAGCGGGGGTACGCCCGCGGCCGACACCGGGCGTGCGTTCCTCGTGGACCTCAGCGGCATCCGCGACAATCCCGAAGCGCTGGAGATCACGTGGGACCCGGGCGAGCCGCGCGAAGCGCGTTTCAGGGTGGAAGGCAGCCACGACCTCCAGACATGGGACGTGATGGAAGCGCGCGTGACGCTGATGGAATTGCAGCGGGGCACGCAGCGGCTGCTGCATGACGAAGCGCCGATCCGCGCCGGCTTCCGCTATGTGCGCTTCGTGCCACTGGATGCGGCGGCAGCGCTGCCGATCCGCGAGATCCGCGTGCGGCTGGATGCCGTGCACCTGCAGCAGACGGTGGCGTGGTCGGAGCTGCAAGGTCGACGCGTGAGCGAACAGGGCGTCGACGGTTTCGTCTACCGCAGCGACGGACGCTACCCGATCGCGCTGGTCGACCTGGCGATGGACGATTTCGCGGTGGGCGAATGGACGCTCGAAAGCCGCGATGCGGACGACACGCCGTGGCGCCTGCGGGCGGGTCCCTGGGTGGCGTATCGCGTCGATGGCGACCGTCCGAGCGCCTCGCCGGACCAGCCGCTGTCCAGCGGGCCTGTGCGCGACCGCGAATGGCGGCTGCGCAGTCGGGGACCGCTGCCCGATCAGGCGCCGACGCTGCGCCTGGGTTACCGGCCCGAGGTGATGGTGTTCCTGGCCCAGGGCACGCCGCCGTACGCGTTGGTGGCCGGCAGTGCGGCCGCGCGCCGGGCCTCCGTGCCGATGCCGGAACTGGTGGATGCGCTTCGGCGTGACCGGGGCGAGGACTGGCAGCCGGCACCCGCCTACCTGTCGCCTGCCAAGGCGCTGGCCGGCGATGCGGCCCTCGTGCCGCCGCCGACGCCACGCGACTGGAAAGCCTGGCTGTTGTGGGGCTTGTTGTTGCTGGGCGCAGTGCTGGTCGCCGCGTTCGCCTTTAGCCTGCTGCGCAGCCGGCCCGCCGCCTGA
- a CDS encoding phosphoglycerate kinase produces the protein MPIVRMTDLDLTGKRVLIRQDLNVPIDAGRITSEQRITASLPTLKLALQKGAAVMVTSHLGRPKEGVWSEADSLAPVAARLSELLGVDVPLVKDWVDGVDVQPGQVVLLENCRMNIGEGKDDEALSKKYAALCDVFVMDAFGTAHRAQASTHGVIRFAAVAAGGPLLMAELDALDKALANPARPLLAIVAGSKVSTKLELLTSLVGKVDQLIVGGGIANTFIAANGHAVGKSLYEADLIDTAKKIDADAKSRGADIPLPSDVVVATAFSADAPATVKAVEAVAADDLILDIGPETALRYAELIKSAGTVVWNGPVGVFEFDAFGKGTETLARAIAQSAAFSIAGGGDTLAAVDKYGIADDVSYISTGGGAFLEFLEGKTLPAVAALEARGA, from the coding sequence ATGCCCATCGTCCGCATGACCGACCTCGACCTGACCGGCAAGCGCGTGCTGATCCGCCAGGATCTGAACGTGCCGATCGACGCAGGCCGGATCACCTCCGAGCAGCGCATCACCGCGTCGCTGCCGACGCTGAAGCTGGCGCTGCAGAAGGGCGCGGCCGTGATGGTCACCTCGCATCTGGGACGTCCGAAGGAGGGCGTGTGGAGCGAAGCCGACTCGCTGGCGCCGGTCGCCGCACGACTTTCCGAATTGCTGGGCGTGGACGTGCCGCTGGTGAAGGACTGGGTCGATGGCGTCGACGTGCAGCCGGGCCAGGTCGTCCTGCTCGAGAACTGTCGCATGAACATCGGCGAGGGCAAGGATGACGAAGCGCTGTCGAAGAAGTACGCCGCGCTGTGCGACGTCTTCGTCATGGACGCGTTCGGCACCGCCCACCGCGCACAGGCCTCCACGCATGGCGTGATCCGCTTCGCTGCCGTTGCAGCGGGCGGCCCGCTGCTGATGGCCGAACTGGACGCGCTGGACAAGGCGCTGGCCAACCCCGCACGTCCGCTGCTCGCCATCGTGGCCGGCAGCAAGGTGTCCACCAAGCTCGAACTGCTGACCAGCCTGGTCGGCAAGGTCGACCAGCTGATCGTCGGTGGCGGCATCGCCAACACCTTCATCGCCGCCAACGGCCATGCAGTGGGCAAGTCGCTGTACGAAGCGGACCTGATCGATACCGCGAAGAAGATCGATGCCGATGCGAAGTCGCGCGGCGCCGACATCCCGCTGCCTTCCGACGTCGTGGTCGCGACGGCCTTCTCGGCCGATGCGCCGGCCACGGTCAAGGCAGTGGAAGCCGTGGCCGCGGACGACCTGATCCTCGACATCGGCCCCGAGACCGCGCTGCGGTACGCCGAGCTCATCAAGTCCGCCGGCACGGTGGTCTGGAACGGCCCCGTCGGCGTGTTCGAATTCGATGCCTTCGGCAAGGGCACGGAAACGCTGGCGCGCGCGATCGCGCAGTCCGCGGCGTTCTCCATCGCCGGTGGCGGCGACACGCTGGCGGCGGTCGACAAGTACGGCATCGCCGACGACGTCAGCTACATCTCCACCGGTGGTGGTGCCTTCCTGGAATTCCTGGAAGGCAAGACGTTGCCCGCCGTCGCCGCCCTGGAGGCGCGCGGCGCGTGA
- a CDS encoding HAD hydrolase-like protein yields the protein MSRPTLFFDLDGTLIDSAIGITRCVAHALTQLEHPVPTDAELRGWIGPSLRTSFMPLLGDQAKVEAAIEHYLERFESHGWLEHQVYAGIGETIEALHADGHRLAVVTAKNEPHARKILAHLPFGHRFEEIIGATADGRLSHKADLIGEALRRLALTPEACWMIGDRRMDIEGARHHGMRNVGVLWGFGGEQELRDAGADHLAKSPAQLAPLFA from the coding sequence GTGAGCCGTCCCACGCTGTTCTTCGATCTCGACGGCACGCTGATCGATTCCGCCATCGGCATCACCCGCTGTGTCGCGCATGCGCTGACGCAGCTCGAGCATCCGGTGCCTACCGACGCCGAGCTGCGTGGCTGGATCGGTCCGTCGCTGCGTACCAGTTTCATGCCGCTGCTGGGTGATCAGGCCAAGGTCGAAGCCGCGATCGAACACTATCTCGAACGCTTCGAGTCGCATGGCTGGCTCGAGCACCAGGTCTACGCCGGCATCGGCGAGACTATCGAAGCCTTGCACGCGGACGGCCACCGGCTGGCTGTGGTCACCGCGAAGAACGAACCGCATGCGCGCAAGATCCTCGCGCACCTGCCGTTCGGCCACCGCTTCGAGGAGATCATCGGCGCCACCGCCGACGGTCGCCTGAGCCACAAGGCGGATCTCATCGGCGAAGCGCTCCGCCGGCTAGCGCTGACGCCAGAGGCTTGCTGGATGATCGGCGACCGCCGCATGGATATCGAAGGCGCGCGCCACCACGGCATGCGCAACGTGGGCGTGCTGTGGGGCTTCGGTGGCGAGCAGGAACTGCGTGATGCGGGCGCGGATCATCTGGCGAAATCGCCTGCACAACTGGCGCCGCTGTTCGCCTGA
- the pyk gene encoding pyruvate kinase has protein sequence MTERQRRTKILATLGPATDPPGVLEELFRAGVNVVRLNFSHGDPSGQAKRAAAVRLAAQRVGAEVGILADLPGPKIRIERFAEGKIVLKKGDRFDLVASADAPPGDIHQVGVSYLGLPGDVGADDVLLLDDGLMQLQVVQVDGERIVCTVLNDGVLSDRKGLNKQGGGLSLGALTERDRELIAYVAENIGVDFIAVSFCRNAEDMNEARRIARQHGCDAALVSKIERTEAIENLTEIVDASDVVMVARGDLGVEIGDAELPGLQKKIIRESLAQNKVVITATQMLQSMVDSPIPTRAEVLDVANAVIDGTDAVMLSAETAAGSYPVRAVEAMARICLGAEKQFEMDTDFEKAPRNLERADQAIAMATMFLSEHIGVRAIVAMTESGGTARFLSRFRSSAPIYAFSRHDGARRKMAMIRDVFPIAFDSRGLAPREAARDAMRVLHDRALLAEGDRVIFTSGDHMEQHGATNTLRLLQMGERGKAEGLGEL, from the coding sequence ATGACCGAACGCCAGCGCCGTACCAAGATCCTCGCCACCCTCGGACCGGCGACGGACCCGCCCGGCGTGCTCGAGGAATTGTTCCGTGCCGGCGTCAACGTGGTGCGTTTGAACTTCTCGCATGGCGATCCTTCGGGACAGGCCAAGCGGGCGGCCGCCGTGCGCCTCGCCGCACAGCGCGTGGGCGCCGAGGTCGGCATCCTCGCCGACCTGCCGGGACCGAAGATCCGCATAGAGCGTTTCGCCGAAGGCAAGATCGTGCTGAAGAAGGGCGATCGCTTCGACCTGGTCGCCAGCGCGGATGCGCCTCCCGGCGATATCCACCAGGTCGGCGTCAGCTACCTCGGCCTGCCGGGCGACGTGGGTGCCGATGACGTGCTGCTGCTCGACGATGGCCTGATGCAGTTGCAAGTCGTACAGGTCGATGGCGAGCGCATCGTCTGCACGGTGTTGAACGATGGCGTGCTGTCCGACCGCAAGGGCCTCAACAAGCAGGGCGGTGGCTTGTCGCTGGGCGCGCTGACCGAGCGCGACCGCGAGCTGATCGCCTACGTCGCCGAGAACATCGGCGTGGATTTCATCGCCGTGTCGTTCTGCCGCAATGCCGAGGACATGAACGAAGCGCGCCGCATTGCGCGCCAGCATGGTTGCGATGCCGCGCTGGTGTCGAAGATCGAGCGTACCGAAGCCATCGAGAACCTGACCGAGATCGTCGATGCCAGCGACGTGGTGATGGTGGCGCGTGGCGACCTGGGCGTGGAGATCGGCGATGCCGAGTTGCCGGGCCTACAGAAGAAGATCATTCGCGAATCGCTGGCGCAGAACAAAGTGGTGATCACGGCCACGCAGATGCTCCAGTCGATGGTGGACAGCCCGATCCCGACCCGCGCCGAAGTGCTCGACGTGGCCAACGCCGTGATCGACGGCACCGACGCGGTGATGCTCTCCGCCGAAACCGCCGCCGGCAGCTACCCGGTGCGTGCCGTGGAAGCGATGGCGCGCATCTGCCTGGGTGCCGAGAAGCAGTTCGAAATGGATACCGATTTCGAGAAGGCGCCGCGCAACCTCGAGCGCGCCGACCAGGCGATCGCGATGGCGACGATGTTCCTGTCCGAGCACATCGGCGTGCGCGCGATCGTCGCGATGACCGAATCCGGCGGCACCGCGCGCTTCCTGTCGCGCTTCCGCTCGAGCGCGCCGATCTACGCGTTCTCGCGCCATGACGGCGCGCGCCGCAAGATGGCGATGATCCGCGACGTGTTCCCGATCGCGTTCGACAGCCGCGGCCTGGCGCCGCGCGAGGCTGCGCGCGACGCCATGCGCGTGCTGCACGATCGTGCGCTGCTGGCCGAGGGCGACCGCGTGATCTTCACCAGCGGCGACCACATGGAGCAGCACGGCGCCACCAATACGCTGCGCCTGCTGCAGATGGGCGAGCGGGGCAAGGCCGAGGGCCTCGGCGAGCTGTAA
- a CDS encoding class I fructose-bisphosphate aldolase — protein MSIEQLAETAQAMVAAGKGIIAIDESTTTIAKRFQGVGIENTEENRRAYRELLLTTPKLSDYISGAILYDETIRQSTKDGVPFAKYMSEHGIIPGIKVDKGTHALAGCPGEVVTEGLDGLRDRLKEYYKLGARFAKWRAVITIGEDIPSGTCIEANAHALARYAALCQECGLVPMVEPEVLMDGDHNIEVCYEVTEAVLRSLFGALYEQNVLLEGTILKASMVIAGKDSDEQADVDEVAESTVMCLKSTVPAILPGIVFLSGGQTDEQSTAHLNAMNQLGSLPWPLSFSYGRAMQQAALKLWSQDLKGNFAKAQAVVYERAKENGLAALGKWEG, from the coding sequence ATGAGCATCGAACAGCTTGCCGAAACCGCCCAGGCCATGGTGGCCGCGGGTAAGGGCATCATCGCGATCGACGAGTCCACCACCACCATCGCCAAGCGGTTCCAGGGCGTGGGCATCGAGAACACGGAAGAGAACCGTCGCGCCTACCGCGAGCTGCTGCTCACCACGCCGAAGCTGTCCGACTACATCTCGGGCGCCATCCTGTACGACGAAACCATCCGCCAGTCCACCAAGGACGGCGTGCCGTTCGCCAAGTACATGAGCGAGCACGGCATCATCCCGGGCATCAAGGTGGACAAGGGCACGCATGCCCTGGCCGGCTGCCCGGGCGAAGTGGTCACCGAGGGTCTCGACGGCCTGCGCGACCGCCTAAAGGAGTACTACAAGCTGGGTGCACGCTTCGCCAAGTGGCGTGCAGTGATCACCATCGGCGAAGACATCCCGTCCGGCACCTGCATCGAAGCCAACGCCCACGCGCTGGCCCGCTATGCCGCGCTGTGCCAGGAATGCGGCCTGGTCCCGATGGTGGAGCCGGAAGTGCTGATGGACGGCGACCACAACATCGAAGTCTGCTACGAAGTGACCGAAGCCGTGCTGCGTTCGCTGTTCGGCGCGCTGTACGAGCAGAACGTGCTGCTGGAAGGCACCATCCTGAAGGCGTCGATGGTCATCGCCGGCAAGGACAGCGACGAGCAGGCCGACGTCGACGAAGTAGCCGAATCCACCGTGATGTGCCTGAAGAGCACCGTGCCGGCGATCCTGCCGGGCATCGTGTTCCTGTCCGGCGGCCAGACCGACGAGCAGTCCACCGCCCACCTCAATGCGATGAACCAGCTCGGCAGCCTGCCGTGGCCGCTGAGCTTCTCGTACGGCCGCGCCATGCAGCAGGCCGCGCTGAAGCTGTGGTCGCAGGACCTGAAGGGCAACTTCGCCAAGGCGCAGGCCGTGGTGTACGAGCGCGCCAAGGAAAACGGCCTGGCCGCGCTGGGCAAGTGGGAAGGCTGA
- a CDS encoding DUF6498-containing protein encodes MRPSALALLASNALTLALALIFDWETGWLVWPYWIQSVVIGWYARKRMLALRDFTTEGFTSGGQRVSEDEAGKRSTASFFSLHYGFFHAVYFVFLCVHHTVANPRDIALLALCGLSFVYSQQQTYAVQHDADVEGKPSLGALMFLPYLRVIPMHLIILASAALGSGLLMTLCFTVLKTASDLTMDYADRRMAENAAKRARAQA; translated from the coding sequence ATGCGCCCCTCCGCCCTCGCCCTGCTCGCTTCCAATGCCCTGACCCTGGCGCTGGCCCTGATCTTCGATTGGGAGACCGGGTGGCTGGTCTGGCCCTACTGGATCCAGAGCGTCGTGATCGGCTGGTACGCCCGCAAGCGGATGCTGGCCCTGCGCGACTTCACCACCGAGGGCTTCACCTCGGGCGGCCAGCGTGTCAGCGAGGACGAGGCCGGCAAGCGTTCGACGGCCAGCTTCTTCTCGCTGCACTACGGCTTCTTCCACGCCGTTTATTTCGTCTTCTTGTGCGTGCACCACACCGTGGCGAACCCACGCGACATCGCGCTGCTGGCGCTCTGCGGGTTGTCGTTCGTCTATTCGCAGCAGCAGACCTACGCCGTGCAGCACGACGCCGACGTAGAGGGCAAACCCAGCCTGGGCGCGCTGATGTTCCTGCCCTACCTGCGTGTGATCCCGATGCACCTGATCATCCTGGCCAGCGCCGCGCTCGGCAGCGGCCTGCTGATGACGCTGTGCTTCACCGTGCTGAAAACGGCCTCCGACCTGACGATGGATTACGCCGACCGGCGGATGGCGGAGAACGCCGCGAAACGGGCGCGCGCGCAGGCATAA